A genome region from Coffea arabica cultivar ET-39 chromosome 7e, Coffea Arabica ET-39 HiFi, whole genome shotgun sequence includes the following:
- the LOC113700649 gene encoding pleiotropic drug resistance protein 2-like isoform X6 gives MVVDEEEELKWAAIERLPTYDRMRKGMFKQVVSNGKMISNEIDVTKIGAEDKKLLMESILKVVENDNEKLLRRLRDRTDRVGIEIPKIEVRFQNLSIEGDAYVGTRALPTLWNSTLNTLEAALGLIGLSPSKKRIVKILQDVNGIVRPSRMTLLLGPPGSGKTTLLKALAGKADDDLRVSGKITYCGHEFHEFVPQRTSAYISQHDLHYGEMTVRETLDFAGRCLGVGTRYDMLVELSRREREAGIKPDPEIDAFMKATAMMGLETSLITDYVLKILGLDICADIMVGDDMRRGISGGQKKRVTTGEMLVGPAKAFFMDEISTGLDSSTTFQIVKFMRQMVHINDVTMVISLLQPAPETFELFDDVILLSDGWIVYQGPRENILEFFEYMGFRCPERKGIADFLQEVTSKKDQQQYWFKNNQPYSYISPKDFANAFSSFHIGQQLTIDLRVAYDKTRTHPAALVTQQYGISNWELFRACFTREWLLMKRSSFVYIFKTTQITVMAVITLTVFLRTEMKTGQIDNAAKFWGALYFSLINVMFNGMAELPMTVARLPVFFKQRESLFYPAWAFAVPIWVLRIPISVMESLIWILLTYYSVGFAPSAIRFFKQLLAFISIHHMALSLFRFIAAAGRVEVVANTLGTFTLLVVFVLGGYIIAKDDIKDWMIWGYYVSPMMYGQNAIAINEFLAERWSKPSNGSEPTVGKTILKDRGLFFTETWYWIGVGALFAFSLLFNVLFIGALTFLKPLGDNKAVILEDDEQNKDRRQVASNPGGLSAQENGNSIVSETSIQTARGMVLPFQPLSLAFNHVNYYVDMPAEMKTQGVDEERLQLLRDISGAFRPSILTALVGVSGAGKTTLMDVLAGRKTGGYIEGSISISGYPKNQETFARVSGYCEQNDIHSPYVTVYESLLYSAWLRLASDVNTETRKMFVEEVMDLVELNPLRNALVGLPGVDGLSTEQRKRLTIAVELVANPSIIFMDEPTSGLDARAAAVVMRTVRNTVNTGRTVVCTIHQPSIDIFEAFDELLLMKRGGQVIYAGPLGPHSHELIKYFEVIPGVPKIKEGYNPATWMLDVSTSAMEAQLEVDFAVIYANSELYRRNQELIKELSTPVPGSKDLHFPTRYSQSFLVQCKACFWKHNWSYWRNSQYNAIRFFMTVVFGLIFGVIFWDKGNVIFKQQDLINLLGAIYAAVLFLGATNASAVQSVVAIERTVFYRERAAGMYSELPYAFAQVAIETIYVAIQTLVYTLLLYSMIGFQWTGQKFFYFYYFIFMCYTYFSMYGMMVIALTPGQQIAAIVMSFFLNFWNLFSGFLIPRPLIPVWWRWYYWCSPVAWSIYGIFASQLGDRTKDIELSDKSTMPINKFLKDNLGYDHDFLIPVVFAHLGWVLLFFLVFAYGIKFLNFQRR, from the exons ATGGTGGTCGATGAAGAGGAGGAGCTCAAGTGGGCTGCCATTGAGAGGCTGCCTACTTATGATAGGATGAGAAAAGGGATGTTTAAGCAGGTTGTTAGTAATGGAAAAATGATCTCAAATGAGATCGATGTTACTAAAATTGGTGCTGAGGATAAGAAGCTGTTGATGGAGAGTATTCTTAAGGTTGTTGAAAATGATAATGAGAAGTTGCTTAGGAGACTCCGAGATCGAACTGACAG GGTCGGAATTGAGATTCCAAAGATTGAAGTGAGGTTCCAAAATTTATCTATTGAGGGAGATGCATATGTTGGCACACGAGCACTTCCAACTCTGTGGAACTCCACCCTGAACACACTGGAG GCTGCGTTAGGGTTGATTGGACTTTCTCCATCAAAGAAAAGGATAGTTAAAATACTTCAAGACGTGAATGGGATTGTCAGACCATCAAG GATGACACTGCTTCTTGGGCCTCCAGGTTCAGGAAAAACAACCTTGCTAAAAGCACTGGCAGGCAAAGCTGATGATGATCTCAGA GTTTCAGGAAAAATCACCTACTGTGGCCACgaatttcatgaatttgttcCTCAGAGGACAAGTGCTTATATTAGCCAGCACGATCTTCATTACGGTGAAATGACAGTTCGGGAGACACTGGATTTTGCTGGTAGATGCTTGGGAGTAGGAACCCGATATGATATGCTAGTGGAGTTgtcaagaagagagagagaagcaGGTATTAAACCAGATCCTGAGATTGATGCATTCATGAAAGCCACGGCCATGATGGGATTAGAAACCAGCTTGATCACTGATTATGTGCTGAAG ATTCTTGGATTGGATATTTGTGCTGATATTATGGTGGGAGATGACATGAGAAGAGGCATTTCTGGAGGGCAAAAGAAACGTGTCACTACAG GTGAAATGTTGGTAGGACCAGCAAAAGCATTTTTCATGGATGAAATATCAACAGGACTGGACAGTTCCACGACTTTCCAAATAGTCAAGTTCATGAGACAAATGGTTCACATTAATGATGTAACTATGGTTATCTCTCTCTTACAGCCAGCACCAGAGACATTTGAGCTTTTTGATGATGTTATCCTGCTTTCCGATGGTTGGATTGTCTACCAAGGACCGCGTGAGAACATTCTTGAGTTCTTTGAATACATGGGATTTAGATGCCCCGAAAGGAAAGGGATTGCAGACTTTCTTCAAGAGGTTACCTCAAAGAAGGACCAACAGCAGTATTGGTTCAAAAATAACCAGCCTTATTCATATATCTCTCCAAAGGATTTTGCGAATGCCTTCAGTTCTTTTCACATAGGACAGCAGCTCACAATAGACCTTAGAGTTGCTTATGATAAGACCAGAACCCACCCTGCTGCATTGGTGACACAGCAGTAtggaatttcaaattgggagcTCTTCAGGGCATGCTTCACACGTGAATGGCTGCTCATGAAGCGGAGTTCTTTTGTTTACATATTTAAAACGACACAGATAACCGTCATGGCAGTAATTACCCTGACAGTGTTTTTAAGAACTGAAATGAAAACTGGTCAAATTGATAATGCTGCTAAGTTTTGGGGAGCATTATACTTCAGTCTTATCAATGTGATGTTCAATGGAATGGCAGAGCTACCAATGACAGTTGCTAGGCTTCCTGTGTTTTTTAAGCAGAGGGAAAGTCTATTCTACCCAGCATGGGCCTTTGCAGTACCAATTTGGGTCCTACGTATTCCCATTTCAGTGATGGAGTCCTTAATATGGATTCTTTTGACATATTACTCCGTTGGATTTGCTCCTTCTGCTATTAG GTTCTTCAAACAGCTCTTGGCATTTATCAGCATACATCATATGGCTCTCTCTTTGTTTCGCTTTATTGCAGCAGCTGGGAGAGTAGAAGTTGTGGCAAACACCCTTGGAACCTTCACCCTGTTAGTGGTATTTGTGCTAGGAGGATACATTATTGCGAAAG ATGACATCAAGGATTGGATGATATGGGGTTACTATGTTTCTCCAATGATGTATGGACAAAATGCCATTGCCATCAATGAATTTCTTGCTGAAAGATGGAGCAAG CCCAGCAATGGCTCAGAACCTACAGTTGGAAAGACCATTCTTAAGGACAGAGGTCTATTTTTCACGGAAACCTGGTACTGGATTGGTGTAGGAgctctttttgcattttctctGCTGTTCAATGTTCTTTTTATTGGAGCATTGACATTTTTAAAGC CTCTAGGAGATAATAAAGCTGTTATTCTTGAGGATGATGAGCAAAACAAGGATAGACGGCAAGTAGCATCAAATCCTGGAGGTTT AAGTGCTCAGGAAAATGGAAACTCAATCGTTAGTGAAACAAGCATCCAAACAGCTAGAGGAATGGTTTTGCCTTTCCAGCCGCTTTCCCTTGCATTCAATCATGTGAATTACTATGTGGACATGCCTGCA GAAATGAAGACACAAGGGGTTGATGAAGAACGATTGCAGCTACTGAGAGATATTAGTGGTGCTTTCAGGCCTAGCATTCTGACTGCATTGGTTGGTGTCAGTGGTGCTGGAAAGACCACATTAATGGATGTCTTAGCAGGTAGAAAGACTGGAGGGTATATTGAAGGAAGCATAAGCATTTCAGGCTACCCAAAAAACCAAGAAACTTTTGCCCGAGTTAGCGGTTATTGTGAACAGAATGATATCCATTCGCCTTATGTAACTGTTTATGAATCGCTTCTTTACTCAGCCTGGTTACGGCTTGCTTCTGATGTGAATACAGAAACCCGAAAG ATGTTTGTAGAAGAAGTCATGGACTTGGTTGAGCTTAATCCTTTGAGGAATGCTCTTGTTGGACTTCCAGGAGTTGACGGTCTTTCAACTGAGCAGAGAAAGAGACTTACTATTGCTGTTGAATTAGTTGCTAATCCTTCCATCATCTTTATGGATGAGCCCACTTCAGGACTTGATGCCAGAGCTGCTGCAGTTGTAATGCGTACAGTTAGAAACACTGTGAATACAGGTCGAACTGTGGTGTGCACAATTCACCAGCCAAGCATAGATATTTTTGAAGCTTTTGATGAG CTGCTGTTGATGAAGAGAGGAGGACAAGTGATATATGCAGGACCGCTTGGTCCCCATTCTCACGAGCTTATCAAATATTTCGAG GTTATACCAGGCGTTCCCAAGATAAAAGAGGGCTATAATCCGGCTACCTGGATGTTGGATGTCAGCACCTCTGCAATGGAGGCCCAACTTGAGGTTGATTTTGCAGTAATATATGCCAACTCTGAACTTTACAG GAGAAATCAGGAGCTAATAAAGGAACTAAGCACCCCTGTACCAGGTTCCAAGGACCTACATTTTCCTACTCGGTACTCTCAGTCCTTTTTAGTTCAATGCAAGGCTTGTTTTTGGAAACACAACTGGTCATACTGGAGGAATTCACAGTATAATGCCATCAGATTCTTCATGACAGTTGTCTTCGGACTTATATTTGGTGTTATCTTTTGGGACAAAGGAAATGTAAT ATTTAAGCAGCAAGACTTAATTAATTTACTGGGAGCTATTTATGCTGCTGTTCTTTTCCTCGGAGCTACCAATGCTTCTGCAGTGCAATCTGTTGTAGCAATTGAAAGAACAGTTTTTTACCGTGAAAGAGCAGCAGGAATGTATTCAGAGTTGCCTTACGCGTTTGCTCAG GTTGCAATAGAAACTATTTATGTTGCAATTCAGACTCTAGTATATACACTTCTTTTATACTCCATGATTGGATTCCAGTGGACTGGCCAGAAGTTCTTCTATTTCTACTATTTCATCTTCATGTGTTACACCTACTTCTCAATGTACGGGATGATGGTTATCGCGCTAACTCCTGGCCAACAAATTGCTGCAATTGTCATGTCATTCTTCTTGAATTTCTGGAATCTGTTCTCTGGTTTCCTCATCCCACGTCCC CTTATCCCAGTTTGGTGGAGGTGGTACTACTGGTGCTCTCCAGTTGCATGGTCAATTTATGGTATTTTTGCATCACAACTTGGTGACAGGACCAAAgacattgaactctctgataAAAGCACAATGCCAATCAACAAATTCCTCAAGGATAACTTGGGCTATGaccatgatttcctcattccagtGGTTTTTGCCCACCTTGGTTGGGTCCTCCTATTCTTCTTGGTCTTTGCCTATGGCATCAAGTTTCTCAATTTCCAAAGGAGATGA
- the LOC113700649 gene encoding pleiotropic drug resistance protein 2-like isoform X5, which produces MVVDEEEELKWAAIERLPTYDRMRKGMFKQVVSNGKMISNEIDVTKIGAEDKKLLMESILKVVENDNEKLLRRLRDRTDRVGIEIPKIEVRFQNLSIEGDAYVGTRALPTLWNSTLNTLEAALGLIGLSPSKKRIVKILQDVNGIVRPSRMTLLLGPPGSGKTTLLKALAGKADDDLRVSGKITYCGHEFHEFVPQRTSAYISQHDLHYGEMTVRETLDFAGRCLGVGTRYDMLVELSRREREAGIKPDPEIDAFMKATAMMGLETSLITDYVLKILGLDICADIMVGDDMRRGISGGQKKRVTTGEMLVGPAKAFFMDEISTGLDSSTTFQIVKFMRQMVHINDVTMVISLLQPAPETFELFDDVILLSDGWIVYQGPRENILEFFEYMGFRCPERKGIADFLQEVTSKKDQQQYWFKNNQPYSYISPKDFANAFSSFHIGQQLTIDLRVAYDKTRTHPAALVTQQYGISNWELFRACFTREWLLMKRSSFVYIFKTTQITVMAVITLTVFLRTEMKTGQIDNAAKFWGALYFSLINVMFNGMAELPMTVARLPVFFKQRESLFYPAWAFAVPIWVLRIPISVMESLIWILLTYYSVGFAPSAIRFFKQLLAFISIHHMALSLFRFIAAAGRVEVVANTLGTFTLLVVFVLGGYIIAKDDIKDWMIWGYYVSPMMYGQNAIAINEFLAERWSKPSNGSEPTVGKTILKDRGLFFTETWYWIGVGALFAFSLLFNVLFIGALTFLKPLGDNKAVILEDDEQNKDRRQTEKLLLYAVITTGVQLAVRSAQENGNSIVSETSIQTARGMVLPFQPLSLAFNHVNYYVDMPAEMKTQGVDEERLQLLRDISGAFRPSILTALVGVSGAGKTTLMDVLAGRKTGGYIEGSISISGYPKNQETFARVSGYCEQNDIHSPYVTVYESLLYSAWLRLASDVNTETRKMFVEEVMDLVELNPLRNALVGLPGVDGLSTEQRKRLTIAVELVANPSIIFMDEPTSGLDARAAAVVMRTVRNTVNTGRTVVCTIHQPSIDIFEAFDELLLMKRGGQVIYAGPLGPHSHELIKYFEVIPGVPKIKEGYNPATWMLDVSTSAMEAQLEVDFAVIYANSELYRRNQELIKELSTPVPGSKDLHFPTRYSQSFLVQCKACFWKHNWSYWRNSQYNAIRFFMTVVFGLIFGVIFWDKGNVIFKQQDLINLLGAIYAAVLFLGATNASAVQSVVAIERTVFYRERAAGMYSELPYAFAQVAIETIYVAIQTLVYTLLLYSMIGFQWTGQKFFYFYYFIFMCYTYFSMYGMMVIALTPGQQIAAIVMSFFLNFWNLFSGFLIPRPLIPVWWRWYYWCSPVAWSIYGIFASQLGDRTKDIELSDKSTMPINKFLKDNLGYDHDFLIPVVFAHLGWVLLFFLVFAYGIKFLNFQRR; this is translated from the exons ATGGTGGTCGATGAAGAGGAGGAGCTCAAGTGGGCTGCCATTGAGAGGCTGCCTACTTATGATAGGATGAGAAAAGGGATGTTTAAGCAGGTTGTTAGTAATGGAAAAATGATCTCAAATGAGATCGATGTTACTAAAATTGGTGCTGAGGATAAGAAGCTGTTGATGGAGAGTATTCTTAAGGTTGTTGAAAATGATAATGAGAAGTTGCTTAGGAGACTCCGAGATCGAACTGACAG GGTCGGAATTGAGATTCCAAAGATTGAAGTGAGGTTCCAAAATTTATCTATTGAGGGAGATGCATATGTTGGCACACGAGCACTTCCAACTCTGTGGAACTCCACCCTGAACACACTGGAG GCTGCGTTAGGGTTGATTGGACTTTCTCCATCAAAGAAAAGGATAGTTAAAATACTTCAAGACGTGAATGGGATTGTCAGACCATCAAG GATGACACTGCTTCTTGGGCCTCCAGGTTCAGGAAAAACAACCTTGCTAAAAGCACTGGCAGGCAAAGCTGATGATGATCTCAGA GTTTCAGGAAAAATCACCTACTGTGGCCACgaatttcatgaatttgttcCTCAGAGGACAAGTGCTTATATTAGCCAGCACGATCTTCATTACGGTGAAATGACAGTTCGGGAGACACTGGATTTTGCTGGTAGATGCTTGGGAGTAGGAACCCGATATGATATGCTAGTGGAGTTgtcaagaagagagagagaagcaGGTATTAAACCAGATCCTGAGATTGATGCATTCATGAAAGCCACGGCCATGATGGGATTAGAAACCAGCTTGATCACTGATTATGTGCTGAAG ATTCTTGGATTGGATATTTGTGCTGATATTATGGTGGGAGATGACATGAGAAGAGGCATTTCTGGAGGGCAAAAGAAACGTGTCACTACAG GTGAAATGTTGGTAGGACCAGCAAAAGCATTTTTCATGGATGAAATATCAACAGGACTGGACAGTTCCACGACTTTCCAAATAGTCAAGTTCATGAGACAAATGGTTCACATTAATGATGTAACTATGGTTATCTCTCTCTTACAGCCAGCACCAGAGACATTTGAGCTTTTTGATGATGTTATCCTGCTTTCCGATGGTTGGATTGTCTACCAAGGACCGCGTGAGAACATTCTTGAGTTCTTTGAATACATGGGATTTAGATGCCCCGAAAGGAAAGGGATTGCAGACTTTCTTCAAGAGGTTACCTCAAAGAAGGACCAACAGCAGTATTGGTTCAAAAATAACCAGCCTTATTCATATATCTCTCCAAAGGATTTTGCGAATGCCTTCAGTTCTTTTCACATAGGACAGCAGCTCACAATAGACCTTAGAGTTGCTTATGATAAGACCAGAACCCACCCTGCTGCATTGGTGACACAGCAGTAtggaatttcaaattgggagcTCTTCAGGGCATGCTTCACACGTGAATGGCTGCTCATGAAGCGGAGTTCTTTTGTTTACATATTTAAAACGACACAGATAACCGTCATGGCAGTAATTACCCTGACAGTGTTTTTAAGAACTGAAATGAAAACTGGTCAAATTGATAATGCTGCTAAGTTTTGGGGAGCATTATACTTCAGTCTTATCAATGTGATGTTCAATGGAATGGCAGAGCTACCAATGACAGTTGCTAGGCTTCCTGTGTTTTTTAAGCAGAGGGAAAGTCTATTCTACCCAGCATGGGCCTTTGCAGTACCAATTTGGGTCCTACGTATTCCCATTTCAGTGATGGAGTCCTTAATATGGATTCTTTTGACATATTACTCCGTTGGATTTGCTCCTTCTGCTATTAG GTTCTTCAAACAGCTCTTGGCATTTATCAGCATACATCATATGGCTCTCTCTTTGTTTCGCTTTATTGCAGCAGCTGGGAGAGTAGAAGTTGTGGCAAACACCCTTGGAACCTTCACCCTGTTAGTGGTATTTGTGCTAGGAGGATACATTATTGCGAAAG ATGACATCAAGGATTGGATGATATGGGGTTACTATGTTTCTCCAATGATGTATGGACAAAATGCCATTGCCATCAATGAATTTCTTGCTGAAAGATGGAGCAAG CCCAGCAATGGCTCAGAACCTACAGTTGGAAAGACCATTCTTAAGGACAGAGGTCTATTTTTCACGGAAACCTGGTACTGGATTGGTGTAGGAgctctttttgcattttctctGCTGTTCAATGTTCTTTTTATTGGAGCATTGACATTTTTAAAGC CTCTAGGAGATAATAAAGCTGTTATTCTTGAGGATGATGAGCAAAACAAGGATAGACGGCAA ACAGAAAAGCTTTTGTTATATGCTGTCATTACTACAGGTGTTCAACTGGCAGTAAGAAGTGCTCAGGAAAATGGAAACTCAATCGTTAGTGAAACAAGCATCCAAACAGCTAGAGGAATGGTTTTGCCTTTCCAGCCGCTTTCCCTTGCATTCAATCATGTGAATTACTATGTGGACATGCCTGCA GAAATGAAGACACAAGGGGTTGATGAAGAACGATTGCAGCTACTGAGAGATATTAGTGGTGCTTTCAGGCCTAGCATTCTGACTGCATTGGTTGGTGTCAGTGGTGCTGGAAAGACCACATTAATGGATGTCTTAGCAGGTAGAAAGACTGGAGGGTATATTGAAGGAAGCATAAGCATTTCAGGCTACCCAAAAAACCAAGAAACTTTTGCCCGAGTTAGCGGTTATTGTGAACAGAATGATATCCATTCGCCTTATGTAACTGTTTATGAATCGCTTCTTTACTCAGCCTGGTTACGGCTTGCTTCTGATGTGAATACAGAAACCCGAAAG ATGTTTGTAGAAGAAGTCATGGACTTGGTTGAGCTTAATCCTTTGAGGAATGCTCTTGTTGGACTTCCAGGAGTTGACGGTCTTTCAACTGAGCAGAGAAAGAGACTTACTATTGCTGTTGAATTAGTTGCTAATCCTTCCATCATCTTTATGGATGAGCCCACTTCAGGACTTGATGCCAGAGCTGCTGCAGTTGTAATGCGTACAGTTAGAAACACTGTGAATACAGGTCGAACTGTGGTGTGCACAATTCACCAGCCAAGCATAGATATTTTTGAAGCTTTTGATGAG CTGCTGTTGATGAAGAGAGGAGGACAAGTGATATATGCAGGACCGCTTGGTCCCCATTCTCACGAGCTTATCAAATATTTCGAG GTTATACCAGGCGTTCCCAAGATAAAAGAGGGCTATAATCCGGCTACCTGGATGTTGGATGTCAGCACCTCTGCAATGGAGGCCCAACTTGAGGTTGATTTTGCAGTAATATATGCCAACTCTGAACTTTACAG GAGAAATCAGGAGCTAATAAAGGAACTAAGCACCCCTGTACCAGGTTCCAAGGACCTACATTTTCCTACTCGGTACTCTCAGTCCTTTTTAGTTCAATGCAAGGCTTGTTTTTGGAAACACAACTGGTCATACTGGAGGAATTCACAGTATAATGCCATCAGATTCTTCATGACAGTTGTCTTCGGACTTATATTTGGTGTTATCTTTTGGGACAAAGGAAATGTAAT ATTTAAGCAGCAAGACTTAATTAATTTACTGGGAGCTATTTATGCTGCTGTTCTTTTCCTCGGAGCTACCAATGCTTCTGCAGTGCAATCTGTTGTAGCAATTGAAAGAACAGTTTTTTACCGTGAAAGAGCAGCAGGAATGTATTCAGAGTTGCCTTACGCGTTTGCTCAG GTTGCAATAGAAACTATTTATGTTGCAATTCAGACTCTAGTATATACACTTCTTTTATACTCCATGATTGGATTCCAGTGGACTGGCCAGAAGTTCTTCTATTTCTACTATTTCATCTTCATGTGTTACACCTACTTCTCAATGTACGGGATGATGGTTATCGCGCTAACTCCTGGCCAACAAATTGCTGCAATTGTCATGTCATTCTTCTTGAATTTCTGGAATCTGTTCTCTGGTTTCCTCATCCCACGTCCC CTTATCCCAGTTTGGTGGAGGTGGTACTACTGGTGCTCTCCAGTTGCATGGTCAATTTATGGTATTTTTGCATCACAACTTGGTGACAGGACCAAAgacattgaactctctgataAAAGCACAATGCCAATCAACAAATTCCTCAAGGATAACTTGGGCTATGaccatgatttcctcattccagtGGTTTTTGCCCACCTTGGTTGGGTCCTCCTATTCTTCTTGGTCTTTGCCTATGGCATCAAGTTTCTCAATTTCCAAAGGAGATGA